DNA from Bradyrhizobium japonicum USDA 6:
TGTGGAATTCGGGGTTCTGCTCGAGCTCGAACGGAATCGCGGCAAGCTGACCGTCCTCGCCGCGCGCATGCATGCCGACCAGCCGCTTGCGCATGGCGTCGGTGATCTTGAAGCCGGTGTTGCTCATGCCGAGCGGGGCGAACAGATTGTCGCGCAGATAAGCATCGAGCCGCTTGCCGCTGACGGCCTCGACGGCCTTGCCGACGAAATCGATATTGGTGCCGTATTCCCAGCGCGTGCCGGGATCGGTCATGATCGGCGTCTTCAGTGCCGCGTTCTGGCAGGTGGTGATCGCGGGCGTGCCGGTCTTTTCCAGATAAACCCCGAGATCGCCGTTCCACATGTTGTAGGCGAAGCCGGCGGTGTGGGTCATGAGCTGGCGCAGCGTGATCGCGCCCTTCGCCGGCCGCAGCTTCGGTTCGCCCTTGGCATCAAAACCTTCGAGCACCTGCGGCTTGGCGAGGTCGGGCAGCACCGAACCGATCGGCGCATCCAGCGACAGCTTGCCCTGCTCGACGAGTTGCATCGCACCCGCTGAAGTCACCGCCTTCGTCATCGAGGCGATCCAGAACACGCTGTCGTCAGTCATCGCATCGGGCTTGGACAGGTCGCGCTTGCCGAACGCGCCTTGATAGATCACGTCGTTGCCGCTGGCGGCGATCGCGACGACGCCGGGAATCTCCTTGGCGTCGCTCTTCTGGCGCAGGATCTCGTCGATCTGGGCTCTGCTTTGCATACGCATTTCCTCCGGTTTGATTATTGTTGGAAGCGAATGATTGTCCTCCTGCATGGTCCGCGCGGCAAGCGCGTCCAGATGCCCGCGCCGGTCGCGATGTCGTGACTTGACGGTCCGCGGCGTGCGCCCGACGAGAGAGGGCTGAACTGTAACACTCCGTCACAATCTGCGGTGGATGG
Protein-coding regions in this window:
- a CDS encoding serine hydrolase domain-containing protein, which produces MQSRAQIDEILRQKSDAKEIPGVVAIAASGNDVIYQGAFGKRDLSKPDAMTDDSVFWIASMTKAVTSAGAMQLVEQGKLSLDAPIGSVLPDLAKPQVLEGFDAKGEPKLRPAKGAITLRQLMTHTAGFAYNMWNGDLGVYLEKTGTPAITTCQNAALKTPIMTDPGTRWEYGTNIDFVGKAVEAVSGKRLDAYLRDNLFAPLGMSNTGFKITDAMRKRLVGMHARGEDGQLAAIPFELEQNPEFHMGGGGLYSTAADYIKLTQMVLNKGRGNGNQVLKAETIAMMGQNQMGDLNMTKLATAAPIYTNDVDLYPEQAKKWGLSFMINTARTAEGRSAGSLAWAGLANTYYWIDPARDVTGVILMQLLPFADGKCLEAFAGFERGVYTGLDAGSGKRAA